The DNA region TGGCTATTCCCCGTGTTAAggtgtcttccatgatctttgtataGGCTACGATGAAAGACCGCCTTGGGGATCACAGGAAGGGTTACGGGCCTGGTGTCCCTTggtgtggctgcaacaaagagatGAAATTAGCATTCACTCTACTGGTGACCTTTCTAGTGCCACCTGGGAGATCTTGTCTCAGTCTGCAAACTCCTTCTAGGGCAAGGAGAGTGGGTGATCCAGAACACTATCTGCAAATAGGTAATCAATATGGTTTGGATGATGATAATATTATGTTCTTTGGGGAtttagggaaaccctgatggcatagtggttaagagctacggctgctaccaaaaggtcagtagttcaaatccaccaggcactccttggaaaccctatggggcactctgtcgtatagggtcaatatgagttagaacagactcgacgacaatgggtttggttttggggatttAGAAAATATTCAAGAGGGGCAATGTCCTTGAAAAGCCACTCTGGCTAGTTTCTCCAGCACCCTGAGTCCCTCCAGGCTGAGTCTAGAGGAAGTCTTTCCATGGAAGGGCTGCCTGCTGTGCTCATGCTTGAGGTTCTCTGCCTTGCAGCTttcattttctgtatattttcaaattcattttttattaataaaattattataaaagtaatatatggctgtaaaaaaaattcaaatatgtaACTATGAAGTAGATACTGAAATTGAAATCTCCCCACCCCAACTCCCCGAAGTAACCACTATTACCAATTTTGCGCATATCCAGCCAGACTTTTTTACGCTCCTACAAGCATCccgacccattgccatcgagtcgtttactactcatagcgaccctcctacagaacagaatggaactgccccatatgattttcaaggagcagccggtggattcgaactgccgaccttctggctcgcagccaagcttttaaccactgcaccaccagggctcccgtacAAGCATATGTATAGATTTTTCTGTCTCCATTTGAACACAAGTGGGCTCATACTGTATTACGTGTCCGGCACCTTGCTTTGTTCCCCCTAACAATACATCACGGATAGCCTTCTCGGCCTCATTTGAGCGACCCTTTGTCCTTGTACCTGGGTGCTGGCTGGAGCGTCAGCTCTGCGCCTCTCTCCCTTCCGGTGTTTTGGAGACCGCCGGGCCGGCCTCGTGCAGTGCCTGGCGCAGGTGGGCGGGGTCCCGAGCGGCTGGGTATGCAGATGAGGTGGGCGGGGCCTGGCACGTACCCGCGGTTAGCGGCGGATCCGAGCTCCCTACCTCTACAGTCTCAGTCCGAGGCTGCCGGCGAAACCAGCTTCCCCAGCTTAGCCGCGCCTGGTCCCGGGCTGGCCCCTCTGCTGCCCCCTGAGCGGGCCATGCCCCCGCGGGATCTGAGCGAGCCTGAGCCACCGCCCCTCCGGGCCCCGACCCCTCCCCCGCGGCGGAGCAGCGCGCCCCCGGAGCTGGGCATCAAGTGCGTGCTGGTGGGCGACGGCGCAGTGGGCAAGAGCAGCCTCATCGTCAGCTACACCTGCAATGGGTATCCCGCGCGCTACCGGCCCACGGCGCTGGACACCTTCTCCGGTACGTTCAACGGCCCCGGCGGCCGCGTGGCTGGAGGGGGGGGTGTGCACCCGGGAGCTCCGGGGGAAGGGAGGCGGGCCTCGAGGTGGCGCTGATAGGCATGGTGGGGTCAGAGGACGCTCCTCCTAACTCAGGCTGTCCTTCGTCCCTGCAGTGCAAGTCCTGGTGGACGGAGCCCCGGTGCGCATTGAGCTCTGGGATACAGCGGGACAGGTGAGAAGCGGGGAGTAGCCTCTACTCGTCTGGGGCGCGGTGGGCTGGAGGCGGGGGACGGGGAACCCCGGATCAGCCGCAATGGGGAAGACCATGAGCTCTTGGTTACAGGGCTCAGGTTTTCCAGCCCCAGGTGAGGGGCCAGTTCCTGTTCCATGTGGCAGGGAAAAATCCCATTAACTACCTGGCCTTCCCACCCCAGGAGGACTTTGACCGGCTTCGCTCCCTCTGCTACCCGGATACCGATGTCTTTCTGGCCTGCTTCAGCGTGGTGCAGCCCAGTTCCTTCCAAAACATCACAGAGAAATGGCTGCCGGAGATCCGCACTCACAACCCCCAAGCGCCGGTGCTACTGGTGGGCACCCAGGCCGACCTGAGGGACGATGTCAATGTACTAATTCAGCTGGACCAGGGGGGCCGGGAGGGCCCGGTGCCCCAACCTCAGGCTCAGGGTCTGGCCGAGAAGATCCGGGCCTGCTGCTACCTTGAGTGTTCAGCCTTGACGCAGAAGAACTTGAAGGAGGTATTTGACTCGGCCATTCTCAGTGCCATCGAGCACAAGGCTCGGCTGGAGAAGAAACTGAACGCCAAGGGCGTGCGTACCCTCTCCCGCTGCCGCTGGAAGAAGTTTTTCTGCTTTGTTTGAGCAGCTGTGGCAGCATAGCCAGCGGTGGACAGGTGGCCAGAGACTTCTGGAACC from Elephas maximus indicus isolate mEleMax1 chromosome 10, mEleMax1 primary haplotype, whole genome shotgun sequence includes:
- the RHOV gene encoding rho-related GTP-binding protein RhoV, yielding MPPRDLSEPEPPPLRAPTPPPRRSSAPPELGIKCVLVGDGAVGKSSLIVSYTCNGYPARYRPTALDTFSVQVLVDGAPVRIELWDTAGQEDFDRLRSLCYPDTDVFLACFSVVQPSSFQNITEKWLPEIRTHNPQAPVLLVGTQADLRDDVNVLIQLDQGGREGPVPQPQAQGLAEKIRACCYLECSALTQKNLKEVFDSAILSAIEHKARLEKKLNAKGVRTLSRCRWKKFFCFV